In Phacochoerus africanus isolate WHEZ1 chromosome 2, ROS_Pafr_v1, whole genome shotgun sequence, one DNA window encodes the following:
- the SLC25A51 gene encoding mitochondrial nicotinamide adenine dinucleotide transporter SLC25A51: MMDSEAHEKRPPILTSSKQDISPHIANVSEMKHYLCGCCAAFNNVAITFPIQKVLFRQQLYGIKTRDAVLQLRRDGFRNLYRGILPPLMQKTTTLALMFGLYEDLSCLLRKHSSTPEFATRSMAAVLAGTTEAIFTPLERVQTLLQDHKHHDKFTNTYQAFKALKCHGIREYYRGLVPVLFRNGFSNVLFFGLRGPIKEHLPTATTHSAHLVNDFICGGLLGAMLGILFFPVNVVKTRMQSQIGGEFQSFPKVFQKIWLERDRKLTNLFRGAHLNYHRSLISWGIINATYEFLLKII; encoded by the coding sequence ATGATGGATTCAGAAGCTCATGAAAAGAGGCCACCGATCCTAACATCCTCAAAGCAAGATATATCACCACATATTGCAAATGTTAGTGAAATGAAACATTACTTGTGTGGCTGCTGTGCAGCTTTCAACAATGTAGCAATCACATTTCCCATTCAGAAGGTCCTCTTTCGGCAGCAGCTGTATGGAATCAAAACCCGGGATGCAGTACTTCAGTTGAGGAGGGATGGATTTCGAAACTTGTACCGAGGAATCCTTCCCCCATTAATGCAGAAGACAACTACGCTGGCACTTATGTTTGGTCTCTATGAGGATTTATCTTGCCTCCTCCGTAAGCATAGCAGTACCCCTGAGTTTGCAACCCGTAGCATGGCAGCAGTACTTGCAGGGACAACAGAAGCAATTTTCACTCCATTGGAAAGGGTTCAAACCTTGCTTCAAGACCACAAGCATCATGACAAATTTACAAACACTTACCAGGCTTTCAAAGCGCTGAAATGCCATGGAATTAGAGAGTATTATCGAGGCTTGGTTCCTGTTCTTTTTCGTAATGGATTCagcaatgttcttttttttggccttcgcGGTCCCATCAAGGAGCACCTGCCTACGGCGACGACTCACAGTGCTCATTTGGTCAATGATTTTATTTGCGGAGGCCTGCTGGGTGCCATGCTGGGCATCTTGTTTTTTCCAGTTAATGTTGTAAAAACTCGTATGCAGTCTCAGATTGGTGGGGAATTTCAGTCTTTCCCCAAGGTTTTCCAAAAAATCTGGCTGGAACGGGACAGGAAACTGACAAATCTTTTCCGAGGTGCCCATCTGAATTACCATCGCTCCCTCATCTCTTGGGGCATAATTAATGCGACTTACGAGTTCTTGTTAAAGATTATATGA